One Spirochaeta africana DSM 8902 genomic window carries:
- a CDS encoding amylosucrase, with product MYDRHLHPLLVRFLEGLKPSPFSKKHAGFVTRLSAAFDEFYREYMRIYGHVPGAEQHFLDLLSSLWDAHRDRPEDLHARDRQREANTDWYLEPKLVAAQIYLDRYAGDLAGLQRHLDYLQELGITVVHLMPILDMPEGENDGGYAVRDYRKIDRRFGTMEQVEELSRELTRRGMLLQMDLVVNHTADSHEWARKARAGDPAYIDYYYFYNDRTVPDAFEASMPEVFPATAPGNFTHIPELDKWVMTVFHRYQWDLNYTNPTVFREMVGILLYLANRGIDVIRLDAVPFLWKQIGTNCQNLEQAHQLLRLFALAYKTVVPSLVTISEAIVQPHEVVRYFGDGDFAGRETEIAYHVSLMVLLWDAVATTNVRLLTTGLENMPEIPRGCTWLTYIRCHDDIGIGFSDDDARAVGYDPAMHRAFWKEMFTGKFPGSVSRGELFMENKATGDARISGSAASLAGLEYALSVNDPALVDAAIDKLCMLYGVVFSYGGIPIVYYGDEIGYLNDYAHRNREAEREDNRWMHRPIFDWDKAALAKEQGTVEYRIYHRMQRMIAARKAIAEFGHLTQPELVASGNEHVFTFLRHLGSSRTLVAANVSPQAQVIPQHLIHRIYDVPEAGNLTRVQDVITGSSPTIQQGQLLLQPYQILWLRDPG from the coding sequence ATGTATGATCGTCATCTTCATCCGTTGTTGGTCCGTTTTCTCGAAGGACTCAAACCCTCACCTTTCAGCAAAAAGCATGCCGGCTTTGTAACCCGCCTGTCGGCGGCATTTGACGAGTTTTACCGGGAGTACATGCGAATTTATGGTCATGTCCCCGGTGCCGAGCAGCATTTTCTGGATCTGCTGTCCTCATTGTGGGATGCGCATCGGGATCGTCCGGAGGATCTGCATGCGCGCGATCGCCAGCGAGAGGCGAACACCGACTGGTATCTGGAACCCAAGCTGGTTGCTGCCCAGATCTACCTGGATCGCTATGCCGGTGATCTTGCGGGGCTGCAGCGGCATCTGGATTACCTGCAGGAGCTGGGGATTACCGTGGTGCACCTGATGCCGATCCTGGATATGCCCGAGGGCGAGAACGACGGCGGATATGCGGTACGCGACTACCGCAAGATTGATCGCCGGTTTGGCACGATGGAACAGGTAGAAGAGCTGTCGCGCGAGCTGACCAGGCGCGGGATGCTGCTTCAGATGGATCTGGTGGTCAACCACACCGCTGATTCCCATGAGTGGGCCCGCAAGGCGCGAGCCGGGGATCCGGCATACATCGACTACTACTATTTCTACAACGACCGCACCGTACCAGACGCCTTCGAGGCCTCGATGCCGGAGGTGTTCCCGGCGACCGCGCCGGGCAATTTTACTCACATCCCGGAGCTGGATAAATGGGTGATGACGGTCTTTCATCGCTACCAGTGGGATTTGAACTACACCAATCCCACGGTGTTTCGCGAGATGGTGGGGATACTGCTGTATCTGGCTAACCGGGGGATCGATGTGATCCGTCTGGATGCGGTGCCGTTTCTCTGGAAGCAGATCGGCACCAACTGCCAGAATCTGGAGCAGGCGCATCAGCTGCTGAGGTTGTTTGCCCTGGCTTACAAGACGGTCGTGCCCAGTCTGGTGACTATCTCCGAGGCGATTGTGCAGCCGCACGAGGTAGTGCGCTACTTCGGGGACGGCGATTTTGCGGGGCGCGAGACCGAGATTGCCTACCATGTTTCACTGATGGTGCTGCTGTGGGATGCGGTGGCGACCACCAATGTACGGCTTCTTACAACCGGGCTGGAAAATATGCCGGAGATTCCCCGGGGTTGTACCTGGCTCACCTACATTCGCTGCCACGATGACATCGGGATCGGGTTTTCCGATGACGATGCACGGGCAGTCGGTTACGACCCGGCGATGCATCGCGCCTTCTGGAAGGAGATGTTTACCGGGAAGTTTCCGGGGTCGGTCAGCCGCGGCGAACTGTTTATGGAGAACAAGGCCACAGGCGATGCCCGCATCAGCGGCTCGGCAGCATCGCTGGCAGGGCTGGAGTATGCCCTGTCCGTCAATGATCCGGCACTGGTGGATGCGGCGATCGATAAACTCTGCATGCTCTACGGGGTGGTGTTCAGCTATGGCGGGATTCCGATTGTGTACTACGGTGACGAGATCGGCTATCTGAACGACTACGCGCACCGCAATCGGGAGGCCGAGCGCGAGGATAACCGCTGGATGCATCGCCCGATATTTGATTGGGACAAAGCTGCACTGGCAAAAGAGCAGGGTACGGTTGAGTACCGGATCTATCACCGGATGCAGCGCATGATTGCCGCCCGCAAGGCGATTGCCGAGTTCGGGCATCTTACCCAGCCGGAACTGGTGGCGTCCGGCAACGAGCATGTTTTTACCTTTTTGCGACATCTGGGCAGCAGTCGCACCCTGGTTGCTGCCAATGTTTCGCCCCAGGCACAGGTGATACCCCAGCACCTGATACACCGGATCTACGATGTGCCGGAGGCCGGCAACCTGACCCGGGTGCAGGATGTGATTACCGGCAGCTCCCCGACGATCCAGCAGGGACAGCTGCTGCTGCAGCCCTATCAGATCCTGTGGCTGCGGGATCCAGGTTGA
- the trxB gene encoding thioredoxin-disulfide reductase, with translation MADTRKVIIIGSGPAAHTAAIYAARAELQPLLFEGFMAGGVAAGGQLTTTTEVENFPGFPEGISGPALMDQMRAQSLRFGTEIKTETVSAVDMSKRPFTVTADSGEYLAEAVIVSTGATAKRLQLPGEDRLWQRGISACAVCDGALPLFRNQPLVVIGGGDSAAEEASFLTKYGSSVTMLVRRDELRASKAMQKRVFENEKITVMWNTEAQEVLGEKMLEQVRVRNNKTGEEQLLPAKGLFYAIGHKPNTDFLGDALDKDETGYLVTVPGTTRTNVPGVFACGDVQDKHYRQAVTAAGSGCMAALDAEKFLIEE, from the coding sequence ATGGCAGATACACGCAAGGTAATTATAATCGGATCGGGGCCGGCAGCGCATACGGCGGCTATCTATGCAGCGCGGGCCGAACTGCAGCCGCTGCTGTTCGAGGGGTTTATGGCTGGCGGTGTTGCGGCGGGCGGTCAGCTCACCACTACCACCGAGGTAGAGAACTTTCCGGGTTTTCCCGAGGGGATCAGTGGTCCGGCGCTGATGGATCAGATGCGTGCGCAGTCTCTGCGCTTCGGTACCGAGATCAAGACCGAGACGGTAAGTGCGGTCGATATGTCGAAGCGGCCGTTCACCGTGACGGCCGACAGCGGTGAGTACCTGGCAGAGGCGGTGATTGTGTCCACCGGCGCGACCGCCAAGCGGCTGCAGCTGCCGGGCGAGGATCGCTTGTGGCAGCGGGGTATATCGGCCTGTGCGGTCTGCGACGGCGCCCTGCCGTTGTTTCGCAATCAGCCGCTGGTGGTGATTGGCGGCGGCGACAGCGCGGCCGAGGAGGCCTCGTTTCTGACCAAGTACGGCAGCTCGGTAACGATGCTGGTGCGGCGCGATGAATTGCGGGCAAGCAAGGCCATGCAGAAGCGGGTGTTCGAGAACGAGAAGATTACGGTTATGTGGAATACCGAAGCCCAGGAGGTTCTGGGCGAGAAGATGCTGGAGCAGGTGCGGGTGCGCAACAACAAGACCGGCGAGGAGCAGCTGCTCCCGGCCAAGGGGCTGTTTTACGCAATCGGGCACAAGCCGAATACCGATTTCCTCGGCGATGCCCTGGACAAGGACGAGACCGGCTACCTGGTAACCGTGCCGGGCACAACCCGAACCAATGTTCCCGGGGTGTTTGCCTGCGGGGATGTGCAGGACAAGCATTATCGCCAGGCGGTAACCGCGGCCGGCAGTGGCTGTATGGCTGCCCTGGACGCCGAGAAGTTCCTGATCGAGGAGTAG
- a CDS encoding diguanylate cyclase, producing the protein MSDQHQLSDQRQFNVLIVDDQPENIAIAANNLKSDEISLSFASTGREALERLEHLQVDLFLLDIMMPEMDGYELCRIIKQKPEYKTVPVIFLTAKTDQSSLLTGFDAGAVDYISKPFFGEELRHRVHAQLELRFAQRQLESFSNQLNLQILKAMQTEQALQQKQEELERANKALSEMASYDPLTGLLNRRKGWDYIEYEAERSDREQRSIGCLLLDIDHFKQINDSLGHDTGDQVLAQLACTMKSALRKQDIIVRWGGEEFLIALPETDIQGALTAAEKIHQAIAGESWPTSSGQLTVSIGATAKDAAEPWNTTISRADKALYTAKESGRNRTCSLAS; encoded by the coding sequence GTGAGTGATCAGCATCAGTTGAGTGATCAGCGCCAATTCAACGTCCTGATTGTGGACGATCAACCGGAGAATATCGCCATTGCTGCCAACAATCTGAAAAGCGACGAGATCTCGCTGAGTTTTGCCAGCACAGGACGCGAGGCACTGGAGCGGCTCGAGCATCTGCAGGTGGACCTCTTCCTGCTGGACATCATGATGCCGGAGATGGATGGCTACGAGCTGTGCCGGATCATCAAACAGAAACCCGAGTACAAAACAGTACCGGTTATCTTTCTGACCGCCAAGACCGATCAGAGCAGCCTGCTGACCGGCTTTGATGCCGGGGCAGTCGACTACATCAGCAAGCCATTCTTTGGCGAGGAGCTGCGCCACCGCGTACATGCCCAGCTTGAACTGCGATTTGCCCAGCGACAGCTGGAATCCTTTTCCAATCAGCTGAACCTGCAGATTCTCAAGGCCATGCAGACCGAGCAGGCCTTGCAGCAAAAGCAGGAAGAGCTGGAACGCGCCAACAAGGCTTTGTCCGAGATGGCAAGCTACGATCCGTTAACCGGTCTGCTGAACCGCCGCAAAGGCTGGGACTACATCGAGTATGAGGCCGAACGCAGCGACCGCGAGCAGCGCAGCATCGGCTGCCTGCTGCTGGATATTGACCATTTCAAGCAGATCAATGACAGCCTCGGGCATGACACCGGTGACCAGGTTCTGGCGCAGCTGGCGTGTACGATGAAATCCGCCCTGCGCAAACAGGACATTATCGTACGCTGGGGCGGCGAGGAATTTCTGATCGCCCTGCCGGAAACCGACATCCAGGGAGCCCTGACCGCTGCCGAAAAGATTCACCAGGCCATAGCCGGTGAGTCATGGCCGACCAGTAGCGGGCAGCTGACCGTCTCAATTGGCGCCACCGCCAAGGATGCGGCAGAACCCTGGAACACGACCATCAGCCGCGCAGACAAGGCGCTGTACACCGCCAAGGAAAGCGGGCGCAACCGTACCTGCTCGCTGGCCAGCTGA
- a CDS encoding ATP-binding protein codes for MRNLLFTAVLLLISVALSGAAEAQPRILALHSYHTEYLWTARQIRGLENALDELLGPTQLFHEFMDAKRIDPLGYEPDLLNLLRNKYRNITFDLVFVSDEQAYDLYSRHGQQLFPDTPMVFAAVDTIDPRFDRRRPPHTGIYEAVELAPIVRLMQRLHPDTEKFLVLSDDRPGLPGFLNQIEAGRRGWDAEPIILIAPERQELDTVLQKHPKIPMLFLGYFSPPDGISLSLSESVQLILNAGRRPIYTAWDDALDTGVLGGYMTSGYQHGYAAGEYIAKILADGVAPWELPIRREGINRYLIDYPVMRELGLQPGSFPPGTIFHNSPEELFARYRRYLVITIAVIAVLSLMILLLLVNNGRRRIAERHTRAFRRAVESTAHAVYLTDPAGIITYVNPAFEQLTGYSRSEVVGQNPRLLQSGRMPRDYYTRLWATIQVGSQWYEQITNQRKDGQLYTADQTISPLIGTKGQLEGYVAVQIDASERLAVQDALLQAKMAAEDSDRAKTAFLRTISHELRTPLNGILGFSRLILEQQTDDQTSDYAKHIVEAGTQLNSIITSIIDLSRIESRSIGLETDRVNPVGIVRELVALYQPRTRDTAIRILDNPAGSSVPNVYMDPVRFRQLVDILLDNAVKFTPSGEISIKLRWCSRANSVKPADAARAKTATQPTGSPQPEAAATDEDPARGPQTGTLAVRIRDTGIGLDPAEIDRIFQPFYQADSSDARRFGGSGLGLTIAQRLCTQMGGRLEAHGTPGEGAVFTLLLEGIQPASQRTDTHNPHQAAADSEPASRSFPDALTAETWLNREIENFATLKARMIPRDLQSWAQQQVASGILSDPDSRLGQLLRKLADAAENWDVQRMPRYMADIDSFMRELSGEDTRNAHHTGEETSE; via the coding sequence GTGAGAAACCTTCTATTTACAGCTGTGCTGCTGCTGATTTCTGTCGCTTTGTCCGGGGCAGCCGAGGCCCAACCCCGTATTCTGGCGCTGCACTCCTACCATACGGAGTATCTCTGGACGGCCCGCCAGATTCGCGGGCTGGAGAATGCGCTGGATGAACTGCTTGGTCCAACTCAGCTGTTTCATGAATTTATGGATGCCAAGCGAATTGACCCGCTCGGCTACGAACCCGATCTGCTCAATCTGTTGCGGAATAAGTACCGGAACATCACCTTTGATCTGGTGTTTGTCAGTGACGAACAGGCCTACGATCTCTACTCCCGTCATGGACAACAGCTGTTTCCCGATACCCCGATGGTGTTTGCTGCTGTTGATACTATCGATCCACGCTTCGACCGCCGACGGCCACCGCACACCGGGATTTACGAGGCAGTGGAACTGGCACCGATTGTGCGGCTGATGCAGCGGCTGCATCCCGACACAGAAAAATTCCTGGTACTCAGCGACGATAGGCCCGGGCTGCCTGGCTTTCTGAATCAGATCGAAGCAGGGCGACGCGGCTGGGATGCAGAACCCATAATTCTGATTGCACCCGAGCGGCAGGAACTCGATACGGTATTACAGAAACACCCGAAAATACCGATGCTGTTTCTGGGCTATTTCTCGCCACCGGACGGTATCAGTCTGAGCCTGTCGGAATCGGTACAGCTCATCCTGAATGCAGGACGCCGCCCCATCTATACCGCCTGGGACGATGCCCTGGACACCGGGGTGCTCGGGGGATACATGACCAGCGGCTACCAGCACGGTTATGCTGCCGGCGAATATATAGCAAAAATACTCGCCGACGGGGTTGCTCCCTGGGAGCTGCCGATACGTCGGGAAGGGATCAATCGCTACCTGATTGATTATCCGGTAATGCGCGAACTGGGGCTGCAGCCAGGCAGCTTTCCGCCCGGCACCATTTTCCATAACAGTCCCGAAGAGCTGTTTGCCCGCTACCGCCGATATCTGGTCATTACCATTGCGGTGATTGCGGTCCTCAGTTTGATGATACTGCTGCTGCTGGTGAACAACGGCCGCAGGCGCATCGCCGAGCGACACACCCGTGCCTTTCGCCGCGCCGTGGAGTCGACAGCACATGCCGTCTACCTGACCGACCCGGCAGGAATCATCACCTATGTGAATCCGGCCTTTGAACAGCTGACCGGCTACAGCCGCAGCGAGGTAGTCGGCCAGAATCCGCGCCTGCTGCAGTCCGGCCGGATGCCGCGTGACTACTACACCCGGTTGTGGGCCACCATCCAGGTAGGCAGTCAGTGGTACGAACAGATCACCAACCAGCGCAAGGATGGGCAGCTGTACACCGCTGACCAGACTATCTCTCCACTGATCGGCACCAAAGGCCAGCTGGAGGGATACGTTGCGGTGCAGATCGATGCCAGTGAGCGCCTGGCGGTGCAGGATGCCCTCCTCCAGGCCAAAATGGCCGCCGAGGACTCTGATCGGGCCAAGACTGCATTCCTGCGGACCATCAGCCATGAGCTGCGTACCCCGCTGAACGGTATCCTTGGCTTTAGCCGCCTGATACTGGAACAGCAGACCGATGACCAGACCAGTGACTATGCCAAACATATTGTAGAGGCTGGAACCCAGCTGAACTCCATCATAACTTCGATCATCGATCTGTCCAGGATTGAGTCGCGGTCGATCGGCCTGGAAACCGACCGGGTAAACCCGGTGGGCATTGTCCGGGAACTGGTGGCACTGTACCAGCCGCGCACCCGCGATACCGCGATCAGGATACTGGATAACCCCGCTGGCTCCTCTGTTCCTAATGTATACATGGACCCGGTCCGATTCCGGCAACTCGTTGATATCCTCCTGGACAACGCGGTAAAGTTTACCCCGTCGGGGGAAATCAGTATCAAATTGCGCTGGTGCTCCCGCGCGAACTCAGTGAAACCCGCGGACGCAGCTCGGGCAAAAACCGCGACACAGCCCACAGGCTCACCACAGCCCGAGGCCGCGGCAACAGACGAAGATCCGGCCCGCGGCCCGCAGACCGGTACCCTGGCAGTTCGTATTCGCGACACCGGCATCGGGCTGGATCCAGCCGAGATAGACCGGATATTCCAGCCATTCTACCAGGCCGACAGCAGCGATGCCCGCCGATTTGGCGGCAGCGGGCTTGGCCTGACCATCGCCCAGCGACTGTGCACCCAAATGGGGGGCAGACTTGAGGCGCACGGAACTCCCGGGGAGGGAGCGGTATTCACGCTGCTGCTGGAGGGGATCCAGCCGGCCAGTCAGCGCACCGACACCCACAATCCACACCAGGCCGCTGCAGACAGCGAACCTGCCAGCCGGAGTTTTCCCGATGCCCTCACTGCAGAGACCTGGCTGAACCGGGAGATAGAGAATTTCGCCACCCTGAAGGCCCGTATGATTCCACGGGATTTGCAATCCTGGGCCCAACAGCAGGTGGCCAGCGGCATCCTGTCGGACCCCGACAGCAGATTGGGGCAACTGCTGCGGAAGCTGGCCGACGCTGCCGAGAACTGGGACGTACAGCGTATGCCCCGATATATGGCAGATATTGACAGTTTTATGAGGGAGCTGTCCGGGGAAGACACCCGGAACGCTCACCATACCGGGGAGGAGACCAGTGAGTGA
- the ilvA gene encoding threonine ammonia-lyase, biosynthetic encodes MTLHDTIKRILNAKVYEAAHETPLEPARNLSTRLGNTVLIKREDLQPVFSFKIRGAYNRMANLSSAERERGVICASAGNHAQGTAYSARKLKIRATIVMPKTTPEIKVEAVRSHGGSYVKVVLHGDAFDEAAAHSRKLMEEHGLTYIHPYDDPLTIAGQGTVAREILHQCTQPVDAVFIPVGGGGLAAGMAAYIKYLQPEIRVIGVEFEESACLAAALAAGKRVKLEQVGIFADGVAVAQVGEHPWEICRTHVDEVITVSSDEICGAVKDMFDDTRSVAEPAGALALAGVKKYVAREHCSGQRLIAVASGANMNFDRLRYVAEQAEVGEEREALLAVTIPERPGSFLRFCSLLGKRSITEFNYRFDDQDEANIFVGIQISGRPEREQMLGELQHAGFPVLDLTDNQIAKSHIRHMVGGRSHHAADEVLYGFVFPERPGALLNFLKRIGKRWNISLFHYRNHGAAYGRVLCGFQVPLPDRDDFRARLDKLGYSYQDETANPVYRIFL; translated from the coding sequence ATGACCCTGCACGACACCATAAAACGCATCCTGAATGCCAAGGTATACGAGGCCGCCCACGAGACCCCGCTGGAACCTGCGCGCAATCTTTCCACTCGACTGGGAAACACCGTGCTGATAAAGCGTGAGGATCTGCAGCCGGTTTTCTCCTTCAAGATACGCGGGGCCTATAATCGCATGGCCAACCTGAGCAGCGCGGAGCGTGAACGCGGGGTCATCTGTGCCTCAGCCGGGAATCATGCCCAGGGAACTGCCTACTCGGCGCGCAAGCTCAAGATTCGCGCCACCATCGTCATGCCCAAGACCACCCCCGAGATAAAGGTTGAGGCTGTCCGCAGCCACGGCGGATCGTACGTGAAGGTTGTGCTGCACGGGGATGCCTTTGACGAGGCTGCAGCGCACTCCCGCAAATTGATGGAGGAGCACGGGCTTACCTACATCCATCCCTACGATGATCCGCTCACCATCGCCGGCCAGGGTACGGTGGCCCGGGAGATCCTGCACCAGTGTACCCAGCCTGTCGACGCAGTGTTTATTCCGGTAGGTGGCGGGGGGCTGGCGGCCGGAATGGCTGCCTACATCAAATATCTGCAGCCGGAGATTCGGGTGATCGGGGTCGAGTTCGAGGAGTCGGCCTGTCTCGCGGCGGCGCTTGCTGCCGGAAAGCGCGTGAAACTGGAGCAGGTTGGCATCTTTGCCGATGGCGTAGCGGTGGCCCAGGTCGGGGAACACCCGTGGGAGATTTGCCGCACCCATGTTGATGAGGTAATTACCGTAAGTTCAGACGAGATCTGCGGGGCGGTAAAGGACATGTTCGATGACACCCGCTCTGTGGCCGAGCCTGCCGGGGCGCTTGCCCTTGCCGGGGTAAAGAAATATGTCGCCCGAGAGCACTGCAGCGGGCAACGGCTTATCGCAGTGGCCAGCGGTGCCAACATGAACTTCGATCGTCTGCGCTATGTCGCCGAACAGGCCGAGGTTGGCGAGGAGCGTGAGGCCTTGCTGGCGGTTACCATCCCCGAACGCCCGGGATCCTTCCTGCGGTTCTGCAGCCTGCTGGGCAAACGCTCAATCACCGAGTTCAACTATCGTTTTGATGATCAGGACGAGGCCAATATCTTTGTCGGGATTCAGATATCAGGGCGCCCGGAACGTGAACAGATGCTGGGTGAGCTGCAGCACGCCGGTTTTCCGGTGCTGGATCTGACCGACAACCAGATCGCCAAGTCGCACATTCGCCATATGGTTGGAGGACGCTCGCATCATGCTGCCGACGAGGTGCTGTATGGATTCGTGTTTCCGGAACGCCCCGGTGCACTGCTGAACTTTCTGAAGCGAATCGGCAAGCGCTGGAACATCTCGCTGTTTCATTATCGCAATCACGGGGCGGCGTACGGCAGGGTCCTCTGCGGGTTTCAGGTACCGCTCCCTGACCGCGATGATTTCCGTGCACGGCTGGATAAACTGGGCTACTCCTACCAGGATGAAACCGCCAACCCGGTCTACCGGATATTTCTGTAG
- a CDS encoding basic amino acid ABC transporter substrate-binding protein: MIHKLMRAIIAVGMAALLAAAFVSCQAEETGRPERLVIATDATWPPMQYVDENREIVGFDIDLINAIGEAADVEIEVRNTAWDGIFAGLLNRDYDAVISSVTITEDRQRTMDFSTPYLNAGQVLIVRSETEGVSELADLAGQAVGAQIGTTGFFEVQNTAGIEALSYDEIGLAIEDLANGQIAGVVADTPIAANYVLQNENYRDQLMIVGEPFTEEYFGIAVRQGNERVLSVINEGLEAVIAAGLIEELEDKWLR, from the coding sequence ATGATTCATAAACTGATGCGAGCGATAATCGCCGTCGGAATGGCTGCCCTGCTGGCTGCCGCATTTGTCAGCTGCCAGGCGGAGGAAACCGGTCGTCCGGAGCGCCTGGTTATCGCAACCGATGCTACCTGGCCCCCGATGCAGTATGTTGATGAGAACCGCGAGATTGTCGGCTTTGACATCGACCTGATCAATGCGATCGGCGAGGCAGCTGATGTAGAGATCGAGGTTCGCAACACCGCCTGGGACGGGATTTTTGCCGGTCTGCTGAACCGCGACTATGATGCAGTTATCAGCTCGGTGACAATTACCGAGGATCGTCAGCGAACCATGGATTTCTCGACCCCGTATCTTAACGCCGGGCAGGTGCTTATCGTGCGCAGCGAAACCGAGGGTGTCTCTGAACTGGCTGATCTTGCCGGGCAGGCTGTCGGCGCCCAGATCGGTACCACCGGGTTCTTTGAGGTGCAGAACACCGCCGGGATCGAAGCCCTGAGCTATGACGAGATCGGACTGGCTATCGAGGATCTGGCCAACGGGCAGATTGCCGGGGTTGTAGCCGATACCCCGATTGCCGCCAACTATGTGCTGCAAAACGAGAACTATCGTGATCAGCTCATGATAGTCGGAGAGCCTTTTACCGAGGAGTACTTCGGGATCGCAGTGCGTCAGGGCAACGAACGGGTACTGTCGGTAATCAACGAGGGACTGGAAGCAGTTATTGCTGCCGGCCTGATCGAGGAGCTGGAGGACAAGTGGCTTCGCTAA
- a CDS encoding amino acid ABC transporter permease gives MASLSPKDAAAHSAAADPVGPVMVPDGALIPDDSSGSLFSAWNISFFGAMSALILLPLLGPSQYREIIAFVPDGVLSTFQVTLTSIALALVIGLFAGLGRISKVTIVNRIATIYVEVIRGIPLLVQLFYIYFALGRFFSLPRMTAAIIAMSVCYGAYLAEIFRAGILSIPRGQMEAALALGMSRSQAMRKVIIPQTLRIILPPIGNEFIAMLKDSSLVSILAVSDLLRRGREYASTTFYYFESYTIVALIYLVMTLFFSRLVAAMEARISRRD, from the coding sequence GTGGCTTCGCTAAGCCCGAAGGATGCAGCTGCGCATAGCGCAGCTGCTGATCCGGTCGGCCCGGTCATGGTACCGGATGGGGCACTCATCCCCGATGACAGTTCCGGGTCGCTGTTCAGCGCCTGGAACATCTCGTTTTTCGGCGCCATGTCGGCTCTTATCCTGCTGCCACTGCTGGGCCCATCCCAGTACCGTGAGATTATTGCGTTTGTACCGGACGGGGTGTTGAGTACCTTTCAGGTTACCCTGACCTCGATTGCCCTGGCACTGGTCATCGGTCTGTTTGCAGGTCTGGGCCGCATCTCCAAGGTCACGATTGTAAATCGCATTGCCACGATCTATGTAGAGGTTATCCGCGGGATTCCACTGCTGGTGCAGCTGTTTTATATCTACTTCGCCCTGGGGCGATTCTTTTCCCTGCCGCGAATGACCGCTGCAATTATTGCCATGTCGGTGTGTTACGGGGCGTACCTGGCCGAGATCTTCCGGGCCGGGATTCTGTCGATCCCCCGCGGGCAGATGGAGGCAGCGCTGGCTCTCGGTATGTCTCGCAGCCAGGCGATGCGAAAGGTAATCATCCCGCAAACCCTGCGGATTATTCTGCCGCCTATCGGCAATGAATTTATTGCCATGCTCAAGGACTCGTCACTGGTGTCTATTCTGGCGGTCTCGGATCTGCTGCGCCGCGGTCGGGAATATGCCTCGACCACATTTTATTATTTTGAAAGTTATACCATCGTAGCCCTGATCTACCTGGTAATGACCCTGTTCTTTTCGCGGCTGGTAGCCGCCATGGAAGCGAGGATTAGCCGCCGTGACTGA
- a CDS encoding amino acid ABC transporter ATP-binding protein, with protein sequence MTDTTATQSRPRIAISQAVKRFGHVQALRGVDLEIQPGEVVLVIGPSGSGKSTLLRSVNRLEHLTSGEIQVDGDSVTAHHADIRKIREEVGMVFQNFNLFPHLSVVKNIMLAPTLVKKEKSELALETARRLLARVGLADKERAYPDQLSGGQQQRVAIARALAMNPKVMLFDEPTSALDPEMIKEVLDVMLALAREGMTMMVVSHEMGFARAAADRVVFMDEGMIIEQGTPDQVFGSPRHERTKAFLQHIL encoded by the coding sequence GTGACTGATACTACTGCAACACAGTCCCGACCCCGGATTGCCATTTCACAGGCAGTCAAACGCTTTGGGCATGTGCAGGCCCTGCGCGGGGTTGATCTCGAGATACAGCCCGGCGAGGTCGTACTGGTGATCGGTCCATCCGGCAGCGGAAAGAGTACCCTGCTGCGCAGCGTGAATCGCCTGGAGCATCTTACCTCCGGGGAGATCCAGGTTGATGGAGACAGCGTTACCGCTCATCATGCGGATATCCGCAAGATTCGCGAAGAGGTTGGTATGGTGTTCCAGAACTTTAACCTGTTCCCGCATCTTTCGGTGGTCAAGAACATTATGCTGGCGCCAACCCTGGTCAAGAAAGAAAAGTCGGAGCTTGCCCTGGAAACCGCCCGCCGATTGCTGGCGCGGGTCGGGCTGGCCGACAAGGAGCGGGCCTATCCTGATCAGTTATCAGGTGGGCAACAGCAGCGAGTGGCAATCGCACGTGCCCTGGCAATGAATCCCAAGGTCATGCTGTTCGATGAGCCCACCAGCGCCCTGGACCCCGAGATGATCAAGGAGGTGCTGGATGTTATGCTTGCTCTGGCTCGTGAGGGTATGACCATGATGGTTGTTTCGCACGAAATGGGTTTCGCCCGTGCGGCAGCCGATCGGGTGGTATTCATGGATGAGGGTATGATTATCGAGCAGGGAACCCCGGATCAGGTGTTTGGCAGTCCCCGGCATGAACGCACCAAGGCCTTTCTGCAGCATATATTATAG